The Thermonema lapsum sequence AAAGAAAAAGCAAAGACCATGAGGCGTTGTGCATATATCATGGTGGTGTCAATTTTATTGACGACGGGCTTGCCCGGCTATGCGCAGCCTGCCCACACAGATATACATAGCGCCGGGCACTCTATGCAAAAAGCTATTTTGCGCGAGTTTCATGCATTCCGTCAAGCCATAGAGCAAGAGCGTCTATATTGGGAAAAACAAACTCACAGCCACCCCATCAATAAAAATTTATTGTACAAGCTGTTCCGACATACACAAAAAAACTTACTGAAACAGTACCAAGCTTACAGCCAGTGGGAAGGGCTGCTCACAAAAGGGGCTTTCGATTGCGTTACGGGCAGCATGGTGTATGCCTACCTACTGGGCAAAACAGGTATTCCCTATGAAATCATAGAAGCACCTTACCATGTGTTTATCAAGGTGCATCTTGGCAAAGAGACCATTGTACTGGAGTCCACTGACAAAAACGGCTTCCTGGAGTTTGAACGGGACATCGCTGCGCATACCCACTTTTACGCCGAAAACGGGCAGCTCCATTCCATTCGTTTTGTAGAGCTTGTTGCTTTGTATTACTACAACCAAGCGGCTAATGCCTTCAATCACGGTCAGTGGGAAACTGCCCGCCGTTATATTGATGAGGCTGCTTTGTTGTATCCCTCAGCACGTATCCTCGAGCTGAAAGCCGAACTGGATAGCCGCTCTCGGTGGATGGTAGCGCACTTCAATTGATTTACAGACATTTCTTTGTAAAAGAAAAACACACAGAAAGGGGCAAGCCGTTTCTGTGTGCACAATTGCCAGAAAATGGAAACTGCTTAGAAAGGCAGGTCGTCCTCATTGTCGTCGGTCAGAAAAGGCGGTATTTCTTCTGTACTAGGGCTGCTTTGTTCTACCAGAGGTTTGTTTGTTGAAGCATTCGAAGAAGAAGCATACTCTTCGGGACGCCCTCCCAAGAGTATCATCGACTGGGCACGAATCTTTACCGTAGAACGTTTGTTGCCGTCTTTGTCTTCCCAGTTGTCGGTGCGAATTTTTCCCTCGATATACACTTGACTTCCTTTGCGCAAATACTGCTCTGCTATCTTTGCCAAGCTATCCCACATTTCTATCCTGTGCCATTCGGTGATAGACTGACGGTTGCCCTGCCGGTCTGTGTACGCTTCGGTAGTAGCCAGATTGAAGGTAGCCACCACCGAGCCACTTTCTAAGGTTCTTACTTCGGGGTCGGCACCTAAGTTGCCAATAAGAATTACTTTGTTGAGTCCTCTTGCCATGGTTTATGGTTGTTTTAGTGTGTAAACACACATGAATATACAAAATTTCGACTAAACAACCCCAGCTCAATAGGTTTCATTTTCATGTTTTAAACAAATAGTCGCTTAACTGCTCAACAGGTGGCGGTGTTGTTCAAGGTATTGAGCAATTACTACAGGTTTGGGCAAGGCATCGCATTCGTCGTAAGCAAACCAATCTCCCTCACTATGCAGGCAGTCAGGCAAAGACACTTCACCGTCGAGTATGACAATACCCATGTCGATATACAGCTCTTGATGCGTCAACAGGTGGCGCACTTGGGTTACGGCTTGGGCTTGCTGCCACTGCAAGGCAGCCGGGTGCTCAAGCAGCTGTTGCTTCAGTGCCGCTGCCGTAGCAGCTTCCACACAAGCTGGCTCGTATAAGCCCCGCCATATATCCTTTTTTGTGCGCTCTTGCATCCATACTTTTCCTTTGCGAAGAAAGAAACGATAAGACAAGTAACGTTTGCGTTTTACAGGTTTTTTGGTTTTTACCGGCAACACTTGTTGCTTACCATGGCGCGCCGCATAGCAGTCGTCGCGAAAGGGACAAGTCAAACACAGAGGCTTTTGAGGGGTACACTGCACAGCGCCAAACTCCATGATGGCTTGGTTGTAAATCGCTGCTTCCTTTGGTGGCATGTGCCCCTCGCTCAATGCTTTGAATTTGCTTTTGGTGCGTGTCAGCGAAATATCGTCATACAAACCATACAGACGTGCAAAAACGCGAAACACATTGCCGTCTACCACTGCCACAGCTTCGTCGAAAGCAAAAGAAGCAATAGCAGCGGCTGTGTATTCTCCAACTCCTTTCAATTTACACAGTTCTTCGTAGTTAGACGGGAAGCATCCGCCATACTGCAGGCTGATGGTCTGTGCTGCCGCATAAAGGTTACGCGCGCGGCTATAATAGCCCAACCCCTGCCACAAACGCAATACTTCTTCCAAAGGGGCTTTTGCCAAATCGTGTACAGTAGGATATGTTTTTACAAAACGCTCATAATAAGCCAACCCCTGTGCCACACGTGTCTGTTGAAGAATTACCTCAGAAAGCCATATGCGATAAGGGTCGCGCGTGTTGCGCCAAGGCAAGTCCCTTTGATGCAGGCGATACCAAGCCATCAAGCGCTCAGCAAAGCGAGGAATCATTTTCATAAAGCAGCTGTTTTAAATCTGACTTTCAATATTTTATGTTTTTTATCTTTCCCGGGCAATATTAAATTTTTTGACAAGTATTTTTAAAATCGACAAACAAGCTATACCTTTGTGTTCCACTAAAACAGTGGTTTTTAACTCGTTATATTTTTGTAAGACCAAGGTTTAACTTAAAAATTGTAAGAACCGTGACAAAGGCAGAAGTTATCGCACAGATTGTTGAGAAGACTGGTATCGACAAAGCTGATGTTCAAAAAGTAGTGGAGACCTTTTTTGAGGTAGTAAAAGACAACATGACCAAAGGCGAAAACATTTACTTCCGCGGCTTTGGCAGCTTTGTAAACAAAAAACGAGCTCGCAAAACCGCTCGCAATATTGCCAAAAACGTGGCTATCATCATTGAACCGCATTATGTGCCTTCTTTCAAGCCTGCAAAGACTTTTGCAGAGGCTGTAAAAAACAACTTGAAAGTAGAAGAAAGTCGCCAAGAAGCGGCTGTTTAAATGTAATTCACTCTGCTCATGAATAAGTCTCAGATAATTGTAGGCATTGGCGGAATAGCTATGATGGGCTTTTTGTATGCTTTGCCTCGGCAGATAGTCAAAAAGCCAGCGGCTCCTGCAAGCACAGCTACAGCAAAAGCCCCAACTGCCCAAGAAAATAGTAGGGACGAACTCCATGCCAACATGCAATTGTCTGAGGCTTCTCTTGCTCAAATCAAGCGCTTGAAAGAGGCATGGATTCAAGCCAAAGCAAGCGAAAAACCTCTGTGGGCAGATTCACTGGCAATGGCTTTTTACCAAGCCGGGCGCTTCGACAGCGCCGCATATTATATGGCATGGAAAGCCGAGCGCAGTCAAAGCATACAAGACAAACTGCGTGCTGCCGATGCCTACTATGAGGCATTCCGCTTTGCTATGGACGTAGAGCGCGCCAATCGCTTTGGTGAACAAGCTCGGGCACTTTACCAACAAGTGCTAAACGAAAACCCAACATTACTGGATGCCAAGGCTAAAATGGCGATGACCTATGTTACCACGTCGGAGCCTATGCAAGGCATTCAAATGCTTTTGAATATACTGCAGACCAATCCCAACCATGAATTGGCGCTCTACAACTTGGGCTTGCTTTCCATGCAACGGGGAGCCTACGATAAAGCAACTCAGCGTTTCGAGCATTTGCTCGAGGTGAACCCCCAGCATGCCGAGGCTTATTTGCTGCTTGCCGAGAGCTACTTGAACCTCGGTAAGCCCAAAGAAGCCAAAGCTACTTTGCAAAAAGCCCTTGAGCACTTGCAAGACCCCACCGCCAAAGCGCAAATAGAGCAAGCAATGCAAGAATTAAATTAATGTTTCACCAAAAAATAACCAAACTATGCCTTGTGGAAGAAAACGTAAAAGACACAAGATTGCGACACACAAACGCAAAAAAAGACTAAGAAAAAACCGTCATAAGAAGAAAAACCGTTAGTGCATTGATTGCACGCACCTGAAAGGCTTCAGTCGGAAGCCTTTTCCCTCTTTTTTACATGAAGCAAGTAAAACTATAAGACCGTGAATCATGAACTAATTGTCAATGTCAGCAAAAACAGCGTACGCATTGCGCTGCTCAATGACAAAGACATTATTGAGTATCATGTAGTAGAGGGGGACAATCCGTTTAATGTAGGAGATATTTACTTCGGGACGGTAAAAAAGGTAGTCTCAGGGCACAACGCAGCGTTCATCGATGTAGGCTACGAAAAAGATGCTTTCTTGCACTACACCGACTTGGGTCCGAATGTACGCACGCTGTTGCGCTATACCAAAGACACTATTGCCAAGCAGCAAAAAACGCATAAGTTAGACAATATCCAGTTTGAAGAGCCTATAGAGAAAGGGGGCAAGATAGGGCAGGTGCTCAAACGCAATATGCCCATCTTGGTACAAATAGAAAAAGAACCTATTTCGAATAAAGGTCCCCGCCTATCCTGCCAACTCACCATTGCAGGACGCTATTTGGTGCTCATTCCCTTTGCCGATACGGTCAACGTATCGAAAAAAATCATCAAAAAAGAAGAGCGCAACAGACTACTACGGCTTATCAACTCTATCAAACCCAAGAATTTTGGTGTGATTGTACGCACAGCAGCCGAAGGCAAAGAAGTAGCAGAACTCGATGCCGACCTGCGCGAGCTGATGGAACGATGGGAAGCCGGTTATCGCATTTTGCGAGAGGCACGCCCACCTGCCAAGATTATCGGTGAGTTGAGCCGTGTGTCTGCCATCTTGCGCGACATGCTCGATGAAAATTTCGATGCGGTAGTGGTTGACGACCCCGCCATGTATGAAGAAATACGCGCATATATACGGCGCATAGCCCCCGACCGCGAAAAAATCGTGAAGCTGTATAATGGCAAAGTGGGTATTTTTGAACACTACGGTATCGAAAAGCAACTCAAACAAATCTTTGGCAAAAGCGTGTCGCTTCCCGGTGGCGGCTACCTCATCATTGAACACACCGAAGCCTTACACGTCATAGACGTAAACAGCGGCAACCAAGCAGCCAATACGGGCAATCAAGAAGAAACGGCGCTAAAAGTCAACTTGGAAGCAGCCAAAGAAATAGCCCGTCAGCTGCGTGTCAGAGACATGGGCGGCATCATCGTCATTGATTTCATAGACATGAAAAACCCCGCCCACAAAAAAGAGGTGTACGAAGCCATGAAAGAATTTATGAAAAGCGACCGTGCCCGCCATACGATATTACCCATCACCCGCTTCGGTCTGATGCAAATCACCCGGGAGCGCGTCCGTCCCGAATTAAACATTAAAACCCGAGAGGTTTGTCCCGCCTGCAATGGCACCGGCAGCATCTCTGCCAGCATATTAATTGCAGATGCCATTGAAAATGCTTTGGACTACATCGTGCACCATCAAAAAGAGCGCGGTCTGAGTCTTATTGTGCACCCTTATTTGCATGCCTACTTCACCAAAGGGCTTTGGTCCAAACAAATGAAGTGGTTTTTTAAATACGGCACTTGGGTGCGTGTCATTCCTGATAGCTCATTGGCTATTAACGAATATAAGTTCAAGAACAAAAAAGGTATCGAAATAGAAACTTGAAAAGAAGGCTGTCCCGTAAGGACAGCCTTTCTTTTATTCCTCCTCTCCGGCATTGCGGAAGATAGCCAGCAAGCGGAAGGCACCTGTTGAAACTATAGAATCTTGGGGACTGAACGGCAGAGGTTCTTGCAATGCTACTTCTCCTCTACCGCTGCGCATCAATTGCACTGCCAAGGGTTCCAAGCGTATGCCTTGCTTGCGCCATACATATGCCTGCCCGTTATCATATACTACCGCTTCTTCGGGCAATACCCACGCCACACGGGGCGCAACAGCAATCCACGCTTGCACATAGCTACCTACAAGGGGATGTTCGGGAGCTTTTTTGAAGTGTGCATGCACATTGGTGCTGCGGTCTGCGTTTAATTTGGCATTCACCTCAAACACTTCGGCGTGCAGTGTATCGTTGGGTACGGCAGCCAACACCAAGCGTACTTTTTGCCCACGTTGTACTTTCGGTAAGTCTTTTTCAAAAACTGTCAACTCTATATGCACATGGCGTTCGTCGAGCAATTCCAACACAGGTTGCTGCGGCTGCACGTAAGTCCCTTCGGTAACTAATATTTTGGTTACGACCGCAGAGTGCGCGGCACGTACAGGTAAGGATTTTTTCATGCTGCCTTGTGCTATTTCTGTAGGATTGACTCCCAACAGCTCCAACTGTGCCTCCAAAGCTTTCTTTTCTGCCAGCGTCTTACGATAAGCGGCGTTGGTCTGTTCAAAAGTTTTACGCGCATTGACATCAAGCTCCAGCAATGCCTGCTCTCTTTTATAGGCACTTTCGAGTTGCTGCAAGTCTGCAAGCAGCGTTAGGTAACGCCTCTGCATATCGATGAACTCCAAACTTTCGATATAAAAAAGTACTTGTCCTTTTTGCACATGCTGCCCTTCTACGAGCTGCAGGTTACGCACATAGCCGGGAATGCGAGTACCCACCTGAATGAGGCTTTCGGGAGGCGGCATCACCTGCCCACTCACTTCTATCCATTCCGACACCTCTTGCCGAACGAGCTGTGTGAACTGTATGCCCATTTCTTTAATTTGCTGTGAGCTTAACTCCACAGCTTGCAGCTTAGCAGAGACCTCGGCAGCATCACGCGCTTGGTTCGTCTCTTGTTGTACCTTGTCTTTATTGCAAGACTCAAACAACATCGAAGCCAGAAGAATATACAATAAACGTTTCATATTTTCGGTGTTTTAAAAGGATGGTTAAAATTGATTCAAAGCCTCTTCGAGTGTATTGGCATAATAGTGCCAAGTAATCACGGCACGGTTGTAATCGTAGAGGCGGGTGTAATAATCAGCCAGCCAGCTCAAGGTTTGAAGGCGGTAATTGTAAAAAGTGATGCGGTCAAGTTCGCCACGGCTATAAGCCATGAAAGCCCGTTGCAACTGCTGCAGCTGTAACTCGTAGAGCGGCTGCAGTTTGTTCAGTTCAGTTGCCAACCACAACAGCTGTCTGTGCGCTTCCTCTTTTTTCAGATTCCATTGCTTTTGTTGCCAAGCGTTTTCTAACTTGCGCGCTTCGACTGCTGCTTTGCTGGCTTGCTTCTGTTTATACACCCCACTGTTGATAAAAGGTAAGCTAAGCGTGAATAGCACCCCTTGAAAGCGATTGCCTGCGTCATAAAACTGCTCTTGATTGGA is a genomic window containing:
- a CDS encoding single-stranded DNA-binding protein, yielding MARGLNKVILIGNLGADPEVRTLESGSVVATFNLATTEAYTDRQGNRQSITEWHRIEMWDSLAKIAEQYLRKGSQVYIEGKIRTDNWEDKDGNKRSTVKIRAQSMILLGGRPEEYASSSNASTNKPLVEQSSPSTEEIPPFLTDDNEDDLPF
- the mutY gene encoding A/G-specific adenine glycosylase, which encodes MKMIPRFAERLMAWYRLHQRDLPWRNTRDPYRIWLSEVILQQTRVAQGLAYYERFVKTYPTVHDLAKAPLEEVLRLWQGLGYYSRARNLYAAAQTISLQYGGCFPSNYEELCKLKGVGEYTAAAIASFAFDEAVAVVDGNVFRVFARLYGLYDDISLTRTKSKFKALSEGHMPPKEAAIYNQAIMEFGAVQCTPQKPLCLTCPFRDDCYAARHGKQQVLPVKTKKPVKRKRYLSYRFFLRKGKVWMQERTKKDIWRGLYEPACVEAATAAALKQQLLEHPAALQWQQAQAVTQVRHLLTHQELYIDMGIVILDGEVSLPDCLHSEGDWFAYDECDALPKPVVIAQYLEQHRHLLSS
- a CDS encoding HU family DNA-binding protein, translating into MTKAEVIAQIVEKTGIDKADVQKVVETFFEVVKDNMTKGENIYFRGFGSFVNKKRARKTARNIAKNVAIIIEPHYVPSFKPAKTFAEAVKNNLKVEESRQEAAV
- a CDS encoding tetratricopeptide repeat protein, whose amino-acid sequence is MNKSQIIVGIGGIAMMGFLYALPRQIVKKPAAPASTATAKAPTAQENSRDELHANMQLSEASLAQIKRLKEAWIQAKASEKPLWADSLAMAFYQAGRFDSAAYYMAWKAERSQSIQDKLRAADAYYEAFRFAMDVERANRFGEQARALYQQVLNENPTLLDAKAKMAMTYVTTSEPMQGIQMLLNILQTNPNHELALYNLGLLSMQRGAYDKATQRFEHLLEVNPQHAEAYLLLAESYLNLGKPKEAKATLQKALEHLQDPTAKAQIEQAMQELN
- a CDS encoding Rne/Rng family ribonuclease; translation: MNHELIVNVSKNSVRIALLNDKDIIEYHVVEGDNPFNVGDIYFGTVKKVVSGHNAAFIDVGYEKDAFLHYTDLGPNVRTLLRYTKDTIAKQQKTHKLDNIQFEEPIEKGGKIGQVLKRNMPILVQIEKEPISNKGPRLSCQLTIAGRYLVLIPFADTVNVSKKIIKKEERNRLLRLINSIKPKNFGVIVRTAAEGKEVAELDADLRELMERWEAGYRILREARPPAKIIGELSRVSAILRDMLDENFDAVVVDDPAMYEEIRAYIRRIAPDREKIVKLYNGKVGIFEHYGIEKQLKQIFGKSVSLPGGGYLIIEHTEALHVIDVNSGNQAANTGNQEETALKVNLEAAKEIARQLRVRDMGGIIVIDFIDMKNPAHKKEVYEAMKEFMKSDRARHTILPITRFGLMQITRERVRPELNIKTREVCPACNGTGSISASILIADAIENALDYIVHHQKERGLSLIVHPYLHAYFTKGLWSKQMKWFFKYGTWVRVIPDSSLAINEYKFKNKKGIEIET
- a CDS encoding efflux RND transporter periplasmic adaptor subunit — translated: MKRLLYILLASMLFESCNKDKVQQETNQARDAAEVSAKLQAVELSSQQIKEMGIQFTQLVRQEVSEWIEVSGQVMPPPESLIQVGTRIPGYVRNLQLVEGQHVQKGQVLFYIESLEFIDMQRRYLTLLADLQQLESAYKREQALLELDVNARKTFEQTNAAYRKTLAEKKALEAQLELLGVNPTEIAQGSMKKSLPVRAAHSAVVTKILVTEGTYVQPQQPVLELLDERHVHIELTVFEKDLPKVQRGQKVRLVLAAVPNDTLHAEVFEVNAKLNADRSTNVHAHFKKAPEHPLVGSYVQAWIAVAPRVAWVLPEEAVVYDNGQAYVWRKQGIRLEPLAVQLMRSGRGEVALQEPLPFSPQDSIVSTGAFRLLAIFRNAGEEE